ACGAGCTGTTCCTCCGTACCACGGAAATTCGCTACTGCTACTACAAGGAGTCCCAAAAGGTTCTTGGTCAAACATTTGGCTTCCTCGTACTCCAGGTATGTATAGTGTTGTTGGTTAATCCCATTTTCCGTAATTTGCGTAATGGCTTTATGAACGCCCATAGACAACTTAACATTTCTGTAGGACTTCGAGGCGCTAACTCCAAACGTGCTATGCCGCACAGTTGAGACTGTACAGGGTGGAGGCATTATAATCCTGCTGTTACACACGATGTCATCCCTGAACCAGCTATACGAGATTTCTATGGACATCCACGCCAAGCTCGTAAGCCACGGCCACAGCACTATCGAGCCAAGATTTGTGAAGCGTTTCATCTATTCGTTGGCCAGTGCGCGCAACACAATCGTCGTTGACGACGAACTTAACGTGCTGCCGATAGCCAAGATGACGCTGTCAGATTTGACTAAGTCGCGAAGCGATAAGAAGTTGAGCAAACTGCAGCTCTCTCTGAGCTCGAGTGAAGAGGACGCCCTGGAAATGAAGATTTTGACAAAGATTTCCACACTGTGTATCAAGCATGGCCAGTTGAAGGCTCTGATAACGCTGTTCAATGCAGTTTCAAAGGGCGCCGAGATCCAGCAGCGTCTTAACATAACAACGATCTTAAGCGCTCGTGGTAGGGGCAAGAGTGCGACCATCGGGTTGTTCCTATCATCGGCTTTGAACATGGGGTTCCGCAACATCCTGATCGTTGCCCCCGCCGTGGAAAATGTACAGACGCTATACAGCTTTTTGGAGAGCGGCTTGCAGTTGCTGGGCACGCCCGACAACTCCAAGGTGGTCGTGTCACGGAAAGACGGTTACGTGGAGTGCTTGACGCTCACCGTGAGGGGAAGCACATGCGTGAAGTTTGTAGAGTCGAGCACCATCGACCCTAAAGTGGGCGCCAACAACTACCTGTTCGACATACTGATCattgaggaggctgcgTCCATCCCTCTGCCAATCGTGGAATCATTATGCAAAAAAGGCATAGTCATAATTTCGTCCACAGTGGGCGGTTACGAGGGCACTGGCCGTTCGTTGAGCTTGAAGCTGATTGAGCGTTTCCGTAACACGATCCCGGACGCGCTCACCGAGATAACGCTGAAGGAGCCCATCCGTTACAGCAAAAACGACTCCATTGAGAACTGGCTCAACGGGGTGCTGTGTTTGGGCACCCCTGTGGATGATCCGAAGGAACGCACGACGTTACCACCTCCAAACAAGTGCCAACTGTATTTGGTGAACCGCGACGTGCTGTTTTCGTACCATTCCAAGGCCGAGTCCTTTTTGAACTCCATCACGGCGGTGTTGTCGTCATCGCATTACCGCAACTCCCCGGacgacctgctgctgctgagcgaTGCGCCCGCTCACAAGCTGTTTGTGCTTATGGCCCCGGGTTTGGAGTCGGAGGACCAGGATTCCGTATCCGCGCTGGAGAGCCGCGTTTTTTGCGTGCTGCACGTAGCCATTGAAGGCAGAATAAGCAAGCTGGTCGCGAAGGAGGCAGTAGCGCAGGGCACCACCAAGAAGAGCGGCGACCTGATTCCGTGGACCCTGACTCAGAACTTCTGCAGCGAGGACTTTTGTCAGCTGCTCGGCGTTCGCATAGTGCGCATCGCAGTGCCccaggcgctgcagaaTATGGGATACGGATCGGAATGCCTCTCTCAGTTCATCAGCTGCGTCAATGGTGCGGTGAACCAGGTTCCCGCAAGTGATTCCCTGCTGGTGCCCGTGGATCCTGCCGCAGCCCTTGAGGATGGTGCCGAAAAGGTCGACTATGTTGGCACGTGCTTTGGATTAAACTCTCAGCTGCTCAAATACTGGATTAAACAATCGTTCAAGCCAGTTTACTGTAGACAGGTACCGAACGAGGCGACTGGCGAGTTTTCCATTATTTTGCTGCGCGCTACCGATAATGCCGCATCGGCATCCGAATCTGACGGAGCGCAGAAAGAATGGCTGAGCGAGTTCTGCTCCGACTTCTCAAGGCGCCTGCTCGGGCTATCTGGTTCGTGCTGGCGATCGCTGCCCGCCACTTTGGTGCTCATGCTgctgacggcctcgagTGAGCACATCAAGGCGCACGACGACAAGACGCTTCTAGAGGTGGTTAGTTGAATTATACATCATATAATTACGCACAGTTTACTTCTTTCGATTTGGGTCGGCTTGAGCGCTACTCTGCACAGCTTGCAGAGTTCACGTTGGTTACGGACCTGCTGCCCATAATGTGCCGCTTCGTGTTCGAGAAAAAAGTGGACATCTCGCTGTCCTACCTGCAGTGCGCCATACTGCTCGGTATCGGCTGCCAGGGCAAATCCCCGATGGCTCTATCGCAGGAGCTCAACATGCCGCTCAACCAGACTATGGCGCTGCTCCATAAGAGTGTGAGCAAGTTCTCCAAGAAGCTGAGTCAGCTGGAGAAGGAACAGGTCGCTAATTCTCTTTGAGTGCTGCCTTCTTTTTCGCGTTGCTTTGGTTGACATAATCTAGCCACAATATGGCGTCCGCCTCCCACTCCTTGAGGCGCGCCTCCAGCTTGTTGATTGTGCTTTGCTGCTGTTGTATGACGTCGTCCTTCCTCTTGACCAGCTTTTGCGTTTCTGCGTCCTTGCGGTACAAGGCAGTCACAAGCGCCTCCAGTGTGTTCGTCCCCGATTGCCGCAGAACCCCGTCCTCAGCAGGCCGGTCCGTCGGTGTCAGCTTGAGTAGCGGCATCTGCGATAAAAGCTGTGCCTGGTCTTGCAGCAACTGCTGGTACCTGTCCTGGTGCGCCTTGATTATACCGTTGAGATCCTGCTTTTCCGCTTCGAAGTTCTGTTCCACCGTTTTCTTCTGCTTCTGCAGGCGCTGGTTCTCTGACTTCAGGTACTCGATTTGCTTGCGCAACGCTGATGTTTCGGCAGCTGACTCCTCCTTGGTGGCTTTAAGCTGCTCCACCAACGAATCCAGCGTCTTAGCGTTGGGCTTCACCTCTCCCTTGATGACGTTTTCGAACTGTGTGAGGAAGTCGATctgcttctgcatcgcctgtATCTCAAGCTCGTGCTTTGACTCCGCCTTGAGGTAAATGTCGGCCATCTCCTCAAAGAGCAGCGCGAGGTTGTTGTCAGGCCCGAATGCATCGCATATCACGGAGTATATGGCGTCCATGATCTGCTCACAGTTTTGCCCGAACTCCTTGACATCGAGTGTCTTTATCGCCTCCAGCGCAGCTGCATACGCATTCGCCGCCTCCGAGTTACTCTCAGCGGTCTCCATCTGCGACATGAGTTGTCTGTTTTGTTCTCTGAGCTGCTCCACTTGTTGCTCCAGTGACTCGCGCTGCCTCCCCTCCGCTCCAAGTTTGAGGCTAAGCTGCTGCACATTTTCGACCAGGTCCTTTATACTTGTGTGTTTGCTCTGCACACACTCGTCGTTAGGGCCATCGAGCGCTGGGATGGTTTCCGATTCTGCGGTCGAGACCCTGTCTTGGTCCTGCTCCCTGCCCGTGTACCGCTTGACCTGCGCGCTATCGTCGAGGGCGTTCTTCGCCCACTCGACATCGTCTGCGCTGATAACGCCGAACAAGTACTCCTTGTTCCTGTTCTTGTCCTGCGGCGTGTGTTTTGCGCGATGTGTATGTCCTACCCTCGCGGCTGCCTTGCGCCTGGCGGCGACCACCTCGCTAAAGGCGCTGCACATTCTATTCGGGTCTAGGGGGAGTCAACATTCAAACATTGTTGGTTACTACTGGATGGTTCAGGCCGCCGAGTCGGTCGGCCTTACAATGGTGTCGGGCATGGCAAAGTGAGAGGAGAGGTCGCGTTCAATCCTTTCCGCCCACGCAGCCTCGATAACTCTACGACCGCCTCTAACCATAGAGATGTGTTGATTGTCGTCGACAGGGTATGCTTTGCCGCGAATGAATGACTTGGGTGAGTGTGTGTCGTCATCCTGGTCGGTCGAGGTGTCTAACGCGTTGATGGATAGCGGTGAGTTCGTCTCGCTTCCGCTTCCCAGTGTCGACGACACCGCGGTGTCTGCGCGTCCCTTGAAACCATGTTTGTCGGCTTCGCTGAGGTCCACCATGGTCGTGATTGTTTCGATGTGCTGCCTAGGGCAGTGGGTGCGTACTACGAAATGCGCGGCGTCCAAGCGTATATCCGAGTAATCCCTAGGCGTTTTGAGTTCCCTGGGCAGTTGATCTCCAGCGAACCTGAAATCTGCAAACTCCGATTCGTATTCCACGAACTCCTTCTGCAACAGTTTCCCGAGGTCGATGGGTCCGACCTTAACAACCCGGGGGTGGTTGAGTGTGATATGCCCCGGTACAACAAGTTCCGCCTCTTTATCCTGTTCCACCAGATCCATGAGACGATGTTCATTAGTGATATGGCATTCTTGTAGGAAAATCCGCGGCCCGCTCCCGAACGGGATACGCAAAATCGCCTCCGCATCTACGCTGACGTTTCCCGTCAGGTCGAGCAGAGTGATTCCCGAGAAAGCCGACAACCCCGAAATTTCGGAGATTCGGTTGTTTGCCAACAGCAAACATTCCACAGTGGCCGCTGTGTCAGGCTCTGCCAGCACGCAGGTGATGTCGTTTGCCTCCAAATCCAGGAGGCTATACTCCGCGGTATTCACGACGGTTATAGGGTAATCAACTTCGTCAGCCGTCGCCAGCACAGTCGCCTCTCCCGCTTTCCGCAGGCACACAGTCTTGAAACGGTTGCTCCTGAGCTTGACGGTGCGCAGGCTGCCCATTTTCCATAGCGGCTTGAACGCGTTGATATTGTTGTTGCTCGCGTCTAACACCCGGAGATTTACAAATCTCTCCAGCCCTTCAAGTGATTTGAGCCCACACATCTGCACATGTAGTTCTCTGACATCGCCGAACGAGAGTCCAACTCCGTCCATGCTCTTGGCAACTGCCGAATCCCACAGGGAGTACAGCGACTGTCCACTAAGGTCCAAAATCATCTTCGCTAGATTCAACACACAACAATTCCTCTATTAATTCACGATTTGGCGTCAACCGCTACGGTATCGACCGACCCTTCGTTACAGCTACGCTCTCTGCGTAGATACACGCGAACGCGCCTCTTGCAAGCGCGTAAGATAAACACCTATTTTACCACCGTGATCCGTATAACTTGTGACCAAACACCCGCCTTAATCGCGCTTTAGTTACGTGCGTGCACGCAAGTAACCTACACGGCCGCTTAATAACCGTTTCTTTTCGCGCCCTGCACAGAATACAGAGCCAAAAGCTATGAGAAATATTTAACAATGCGCGATCACAGTAGACCGCGCTAATTTATAATGCAGTACGCGGGGGTCCGTGCCCCCCCGGCGGCAACATCATATGCATAAAATGCGGCTCCCATAGTTGCCAACTGTTCTGTCTACGCAACCGAGACGCTTCGTAATATTCATAGATGTCTTCTACGCATCTACAGTCATGACTGTGTTTGTATGTTTGTGCTTATGTGCGTTTTGCTAAGGTATGCGCGCTGCGATTGCGGGGGTGACTTCCACACATTTATAGGTTATTGCCATCAATTTGTGTCACATGCCGCATTTTGAACTACACAATGCGCGATTTGTCGGCGGTAAGCAATTGTGCGCGTATTTAGACATCGGCTTACCCCTGGTCATATGTGCAGTGCTTTGGCGGCCCGGATCACGCACACACCACAATTCCAGCTGACAACAGTCCATGTATGTTCAATCTACTCTTGACTCATAGCGTGTGTGTTATCGAAAGCGGTTTAAGATCTATTTCGCACCGCTGGGTCGTTGCTGTTTGTCGCATTTGCTCAAAGGGGATTATTTAAGGGATGCCCAGTCACTGTACAGTATACAGATACGCCGTAACCCGTGTATTATATGGCAGCGGTGTGCGTCAAAGCGGTTAGCTCATAAGGGCGTGCCCTGCCTGCTGCCACGACTTCCCAGGCAGCGCGCTTCGGTATAGCACTGGCAGGCTCAAGCAAGGTGATCGGTACCTCGCTACAACACAACAATTAATACTAACTTAATTTCCCCCCAAATCTCTACTACATCCGAACTCCTCGCGGTGGTCGTCCCCACCCGGATTCCACGCCTGAGTTCACTTCCCAGTTTATGTCGTCCTTCAAGATGGCAAGCGGGACGCAGACGTATAATTTTAAGGTGGGTGAGGCTCGCGTAAAGCGTTTTAACGATGTATTCAGGGTATCACCACGATCCCTACGGccacggcgctgctggacaccGTGCTATCGGAGACCCAGCGCCGTACGCCGACGGAGGTCCACAAGCAGTTCAAGATATCCCGTATTCGGAAGTTCTACATGCGCAAGGTGAAGTATGTGCAGCAGGCGTTCCGAGACCGGCTTCAACGCATCCTGAGCCAGTTGCCTCAGTTGGACGTAGGTGTTTCGTGGCTTGATTTTCACTTTGGTTAGGACATCCACCCATTCTACAGCGACCTGTTCAATGTGCTGTACGACCGTGACCACTACAAGCTCGCGTTGGGTCACTGCAATGCAGCTCGTCGTCACCTTGACAAAATCGCAAAGGAGCACGTAGGCCTGATCAAGTTTGCGATCTCCGCATATCGGTGTAAGTCGCTGAAGGTCGCCGGCCTGGGTCGCATGGCCAAGGTAATCCGCAAGCTGGCTGGGAGTTTAAAGTACCTGGAGGATGTGAGGCAGCACATGTCCCGTCTCCCCTCGATCAACCCCTACACGAGGACCCTGTTGCTGACCGGTTACCCAAATGTGGGTAAATCCAGCTTCATGAACAAGGTTAGCAAGGCCAACGTGGACGTGCAGCCGTACAGTTTCACGACTAAGAGTCTGTACGTGGGCCACTTCGACCACGACTACCTGCGTTGGCAGGTGATCGATACCCCCGGTCTGTTGGACCACCCCCTGGACGAGCGCAACACTATCGAGATGACGGCCATTACTGCGCTGGCGCACATATACTGCGCAGTGCTGTTCTTCATCGATGTCAGCGAATCCTGCGGTTACTCGATCGAGCAGCAGGTTGCGCTCTTCGAGTCCATCCGTCCCCTGTTTAAGGACAAGCCCACATTGGTGGTGTTGAACAAGATCGATTTGGGCCCATTTGATATGAATCGCATGGTTAGTTTGGAAGGTTTACGGTGGGTGAAGGTGTCTGCCCTGACTGGTGAGAACGTGGACGACGCCAAGATTGCCGCCTGCAGGCTGCTGCTCGAGTCGCGTTTGGAGAAGAAGCTGAGCCAGGCTCCGCAGAGTGCGGTGCTTAAGTTGGCTTACGTGACCAACGTTACTCCCAACCCGGCCCGTCCCCCAACTGAGCGTCCTGAACACGCCGGTTCCGGGGAGGTCGAGACCGAGAAGCAACTGGAGGCTATGGGCGGAGGTCCCGGTGTGTACTCCGTGGACCAACGCAAGCATCACATATTGGCTGATGACGACTGGAAATACGACGAGGTCCCCGAGATCTACCGAGGACGTAATGTGGTCGACTACGCCTATCCCGGTAACGAGGAGACCTTGCGCCGGCTGGAGAAGGAAGAGGAGCTGCTTCTGCGCCAACTCGCGGACGACACCATCGACGACGAATGGGAGGATCTTGCCGAACGTGAGGCTGAAATGCACTCTCGCATTCGCCAGGTGAAGTTCGAGAACTCGCTGAAGCGCAAGAAGGGCGGCCCAGTGCTGAACGAGACTATAAAGGTCAAGAAGATGCGAAGCAAGGGCAAGGACCGCATCAAGTTGCACCAGCGTGCTTCTCGTCTCGCGCCCATGCCCATTGACACGATTGAGGGTAAGCTCGAGGAGGCCAAGAGCCGCCAGAGGCAGGGCCAGGGCGAATCCGTGTCCTTCTCTCGCCCCAAGGCACGCGTGAAGGTTCCTAAGGGCACGTTCAGCGAGCACGACCGCACCATAGCGGTGAAGCGCCCGAAGCACATGTTCACCGGCAAGCGCACGTTGGGTAAAACATCCCGTCGTTGATGCTTGCCTACCAACTTTCGGTCTAATGCAGATTTGGCTTTTACGGCCATATATTGTCTCGTTTACTCAGAGTACTGTCGTAACTTGAGGGTCAAACGATGTTTCCCCGCATGTTGTAACGTCACCACGTACCGGCGTCTACGTGCCTGTTGGCGGCAGTGCCATTTGATGACGGCGACGTGCATGGTTGTGGGCGCATGGTTCTGGATAACAGTAGGCGTCACGTAGTGAATGTACTGGGCGGCATAATGCGCCAACTGCTACCCAGATCCTTCATAGCTGAGGTTCCAAGTGTCTATGTCTCAGGAAACCGATCATACTGCACACACCCAGCCACTTGGACGTCATATGTGCGTTAGGTGACTAATGACGTCTAGTAGTGACATTTCAGATGCGCTGCGACCAATAAAACACCAGGGTGTGTGTGTAAACGTACAAACGCAGATAACACATGTGGTCATGCACCGCAAACAGGGTATGCACTAAATATATGTTTGGTATAGTAATGATATTCAACAGAATGTACACATCAGATAGTTCCGGGGATTTTGCTTCAACATCGGCTTATTAGCAGCGTAACTTGCGTCTGTGTCCATGTTTGTAACGAGACCTTGTGCCATCTACTCTGCCTTCTTAAATAGCTGCGACACTCCTTCAATACACTGGGCATAATTGCATCGTAAAACACTCACAACCAACTCTACTTCCAATCGGTATCCCGAAACCAAACTCTATGACGCATATTACGGTGACCGGGATGATAATGGAGCATATTAAGCCAAAAACGCAAGAAACCAGCTTCTTGGTGGCGCTCATCTTAGCAACTCTAACTGGCTTGTACTATAAGCTATGTGTAAGTAAAATATGAATAACTTAGAGACACTAACTTGGTGGTTAGCGTATCCCGGACGTATTAACTAGTCGTCTAGTGATTCCAGTAGGCCTGGTTGATAAAATTTTTTATTACAAACACACGTCTACAGCTGACTACTGTGATGTCTCTGTGGCCTGTTTAGTGGGACTAGTGCGGCAACTGGGACAGCAGGTGGCACTACTGTCGCGAATGAGCGCAGAATTTTCCCTGCTGCTATGGCACCGGCTGCTCAAGCTTCCAGGGCACATTTCTCTATTCACAGGCTACTCTGACACGCTTTTGCATCATTTGTGTACAATTTATAGCATCTAGACAGCTAGGTGTCTATGAAGCCGGCATGAGTTCGTCTAGCATTCTGAGGCTCTTGGCCAGCGCTTCGTCGGAGCACGGTATCAACATGATCACTTTTCTGAGTTCCTCACGATTTTTGATGTGAGGCAGCTCCTTCTTGACCGTCTGAAGTTCGTCCGGAGGCGCGAATGCGATCGCCCGGATGAACTTGGACATCTCGGTGTCAGCAGCATACACGCCATCTCTGGTCAATAGCCGTTGCCGGACGTTATTCAGCGCGGCTGCGCCAATTTCCTCGCCAACTATGATCCTGGCCTCGCGCAATTCTTCCGGCGTCAAGGTGAGAACGCGTCTGGACAGGTTGACTATCCCTTGCAGGGAGTCAAAGTTCTCCTCCCCTCCTTCGAAGTGTAGTGCGAAGAAGTCCTCCAGAGGGTACGTGAATACCCTTGTTTCCGCCTTGTCCTCTCCGAGGTTGATGCAATCGTTGATGATATTGATGAACCAGTGTATGCGTCTGGACCTCTCAAACGGTATGAACTTGTTGAAGTCCTGGCCCCGGAGTATGGTGACCAGTTTCTTCATAGCTTCAAGTCCGCTTTCCGGGTCATACCACTCACGTATGCGGATGCCTACATGCGTTTTGTAtatctcctccacctcctttgGGCCCAGCTCGTATGCCCTGTGCAGGTGCTCGACTTCGTTGAGTGATTCCAGGCAGAGTTCCTCGTTGCTGAACTTCTGCAGGAACCTGTGATAAAACTTCCTGCCTAGTCGGTTGAGCACTTCCCTCCTCGTATCCTTGATGAGTCCGTATACGGCGCACTGCTCGTCCAGTTTTTCCTGGTCCACCTTGCCATGCACGTCTACATGCGATATAATGAAGGCCCCCATGATTTCCTCCATGATGGCGCTGTTTTGGGCCCTGATTGAGAAGCGCATCCTGCGTTTTCCGTCTGCCATGTACATCACCCCTAGCCTCTTGAATTCGTCGATTATGAATTCACACATGTCCAGGAACTGCCGACCTGGTGTGCGTTTCATCATCAATTTGTTCGCCTCCACTATGAGGTAGTCGTACTCGGTCTTACGGAGTATCATGTCGAACGGCGTTTCCTGTATGAGCAGTTCCTTGGCTAGCGGCATCAGCTCCTCCTCTACGGCCTTCGGCCAGTCCTGCGGCGAACGCTTCATCACGGCTCCGCAATGCAGGTCGAGCGCATGCTGCGAACAATGCCAAACACATATCTAACCACTTACCGAGAAGCATTTGGTATGTATTTCCGCGATCTTTTGCGGCGTGAGCTTGAAGAACGCTTGTATCTTTTTTATGTTCTCCAATTCCAGCTCGGACGGCACCTTCGACGAGTACAGATACGTTATCCTATTGTACACTGATGGGTCGAAAGGATTGAAATAGTGGTCCTCGACGTCACCGATGTCATCCTCGATGTGTTCCACGTAAGCTCCGGTACGCTTCAGCAGATCTTCTTCGTAGGCAACGGCGCATACATTCTGGGCCATCTCCTCGTCGCAGTCCAATTCCCGGCACCAATCGACGTTCGACCCCAAGCTGCACAGGATATGACGTTACGCAACGGCACGCATTGCTTACCTGTCCTTCTGCCTCAGCCGCTGTCTTGCGTATAGTCGACGCCAGTGCTCATCACTCTTCTCCACTAGCCTGCACACGATGTAGTGAACGCGTATTCCACCTACTTCTTCAAAAACGGGAAGATTGTCAGCACAGTCTTGATGTCTTCTTCATTTACGGCTCTCTTGCGGTAGCAATACACCACCCAACATGCGTAGGCCAACCGGCTGTCAATTATAGGGCGGTCAAGGGCGTGCGGGTCCTCGGGAAACTTGTAGTCGGGTTCATATTCCAATTCCTTGGGCCTTTCTCCAATGTGAAACTCGTTCGGTACGCATTCCAGCCGGGGGTCGAGTTCTCCCCTCTCGACCATCCTCGAGAGCTCCATCTGCAGCGGAATGGGCGTCAAGCTATCCTCGCCTGTAATTTTTAGAGGTTCCACGTTTTTCAAGTCGGCCTCCCATTCTTCCTCGAGCTGTTTCCACTCCGACTTTTGGGGCGGTGGGTCGAGCATCTCCCAGTCGGCGTTCTCAATTTTGGCCACTTCCCCCGTACCCAGGATTTGGTGCCTGCCAAGTTTATAGTCAATGTACTGAAGGTTGTGCCTGAAAGCGCGCTCAAGCCTGTACCACAGCTTGCAGTCGATGGTGtccgcagctgcatttACTACGGCATTCCTGCCCCGCAGCAGCGAACTCATGTATTTTTCGACGAGGTTCCAATTAAGTTTGTTCCTGGCATTAATCATTTCCTTTTTGGCCTCTGACGCCGTTTTCTTGATAACGTCGCATATAGCGTTTACAAAAACTAGGTCTCTGCACCTATAGCGCTGCATTATCTCCCTTATCTGGTCTGGCGTCACCGCAGTGAGGTCCCACGTCGCCAGTTCGTCTTTGAGGTCCTGGTACATGGCCACACTGCACGCATCGAGCGTCACTTGCTCGGATATATTGGCCACCCTCGCCATCTCCAGCACCTCATCGTGGTTCAGTGCTTTGTTCTCGTGCAATTTCTGGGTGAGGTAAAACATCGCTTCGTTTTTGATTTCCTCAGTATGCTTTTTCGCTATATGGAACCCCTGTATCATTTCCTCCAGGTTACCGGTCTGGTTTCGGATCTCAGCAGCAATGAATTCCACGCATTGCTGCTTGAGGAACTGGGTATACTTCGGCAGCAGCCACTCCTCTCTGACGTGCAACGCCATGGAGAGCGCTTTGAGCATCTCCAATTTGTACCCAACCTTATGGGCCAAATCGGTTACTGCGTCCCTGGCTTGCTGCAGCTCAATTTGCATCCGGAGGTGTTTCTCTTCATCACTTTCGCCGAGGAACTCGTTGTGAGTGTCCACGCCGTATTCCCTCTCCAGCGTTATCCTTTTGAACTTGCCGCCGATCTGGTCGAGTTCCCTTGCGAACTTTTCAATGTCGTCAAGTGTCGACGTCGCCATGGGCTcgtccttgaggttgtccCACGCATCATCTGACACGTCGAACTCCTTGAGAGCCCTTACGAATTCCTTGTACTTGTCGATCTCTTCGTCCGACTTCCGTTTGAAATTCTGGATACCACCGAACGCCTGCAGAACGAACGTTGTGAACAGCATGGCAGTGCGCTCGAATTTCGCCACGTCAGGCATAGGTATCCCCAATTCTTTGCACCCTTCTTCGTACAGGTCCGTATAGTCATCATCTGAAAACTCCGGATCACCTGAGATTTGCCTGCCCAGAACTTCGTCCCCCTCAGCGCACGGCAGGTCGTTCGATGTGGCGAGGTCGCACGCTGCAAAGTATATCACTCGGTATACGGATGCGCCACATATCGGCAAGCATATTTCTGCAACCCGTCCTAATTGCTTAGCCAGCAGGTTCCATGTCTTTATACCTTTCCCTTCCCTGGCCAACCGCATCGCCCTGCTGAACGCTGTGAGCGTGCAGTGTATGGTGAACTTTTCCAACCCCTTCACGACATCGTCCTTCGGAACCAGCCCGCTGTACGCTGCGTTGATTACGGCTCGCGGGTCCTCGAATGCGTTGTCAACAAGGTTTTTGAGGGCCACGTTGAACAAGTCTCCCTTCACCGTCATGTCCCTCGACAACCCAGCTAGAGTGGCGCCTGCCAGAGCAACAGAGCACGCCTTGGGACCAACGATGCCGTGCACCAAATTCTGCGCAGCGATCCCGCCTACCAGTCCGGCGACACCACCAATTGCGCTCGCCAGCAGCCCGCCGAAAGCGGCGCCGGTAGCACAGCTTATCGCCGGCACCCCGATGAACCTGTAGTAGAAGTTTGGCGGCATGAGGTTCATGCCGGGCCCGTACTC
This genomic stretch from Babesia bigemina genome assembly Bbig001, chromosome : III harbors:
- a CDS encoding nucleolar GTP-binding protein 1, putative, whose translation is MASGTQTYNFKGITTIPTATALLDTVLSETQRRTPTEVHKQFKISRIRKFYMRKVKYVQQAFRDRLQRILSQLPQLDDIHPFYSDLFNVLYDRDHYKLALGHCNAARRHLDKIAKEHVGLIKFAISAYRCKSLKVAGLGRMAKVIRKLAGSLKYLEDVRQHMSRLPSINPYTRTLLLTGYPNVGKSSFMNKVSKANVDVQPYSFTTKSLYVGHFDHDYLRWQVIDTPGLLDHPLDERNTIEMTAITALAHIYCAVLFFIDVSESCGYSIEQQVALFESIRPLFKDKPTLVVLNKIDLGPFDMNRMVSLEGLRWVKVSALTGENVDDAKIAACRLLLESRLEKKLSQAPQSAVLKLAYVTNVTPNPARPPTERPEHAGSGEVETEKQLEAMGGGPGVYSVDQRKHHILADDDWKYDEVPEIYRGRNVVDYAYPGNEETLRRLEKEEELLLRQLADDTIDDEWEDLAEREAEMHSRIRQVKFENSLKRKKGGPVLNETIKVKKMRSKGKDRIKLHQRASRLAPMPIDTIEGKLEEAKSRQRQGQGESVSFSRPKARVKVPKGTFSEHDRTIAVKRPKHMFTGKRTLGKTSRR
- a CDS encoding ATPase domain containing protein, putative; translation: MKKKVTSDIRSLVEHAVETGERCLFVIVGDKGRLQVSNLHYLHQRVSGNKAKVLWCYKKNLEMSSHHRKRHKMQKKLAYKGLYDEATEDPYELFLRTTEIRYCYYKESQKVLGQTFGFLVLQDFEALTPNVLCRTVETVQGGGIIILLLHTMSSLNQLYEISMDIHAKLVSHGHSTIEPRFVKRFIYSLASARNTIVVDDELNVLPIAKMTLSDLTKSRSDKKLSKLQLSLSSSEEDALEMKILTKISTLCIKHGQLKALITLFNAVSKGAEIQQRLNITTILSARGRGKSATIGLFLSSALNMGFRNILIVAPAVENVQTLYSFLESGLQLLGTPDNSKVVVSRKDGYVECLTLTVRGSTCVKFVESSTIDPKVGANNYLFDILIIEEAASIPLPIVESLCKKGIVIISSTVGGYEGTGRSLSLKLIERFRNTIPDALTEITLKEPIRYSKNDSIENWLNGVLCLGTPVDDPKERTTLPPPNKCQLYLVNRDVLFSYHSKAESFLNSITAVLSSSHYRNSPDDLLLLSDAPAHKLFVLMAPGLESEDQDSVSALESRVFCVLHVAIEGRISKLVAKEAVAQGTTKKSGDLIPWTLTQNFCSEDFCQLLGVRIVRIAVPQALQNMGYGSECLSQFISCVNGAVNQVPASDSLLVPVDPAAALEDGAEKVDYVGTCFGLNSQLLKYWIKQSFKPVYCRQVPNEATGEFSIILLRATDNAASASESDGAQKEWLSEFCSDFSRRLLGLSGSCWRSLPATLVLMLLTASSEHIKAHDDKTLLEVFTSFDLGRLERYSAQLAEFTLVTDLLPIMCRFVFEKKVDISLSYLQCAILLGIGCQGKSPMALSQELNMPLNQTMALLHKSVSKFSKKLSQLEKEQVANSL